DNA from Pseudoalteromonas sp. MEBiC 03607:
CTGAGAGGTACTCAGGCTTTACGAAATAACGTTCTGAAATGGATGGGATTTTGCTTGGGTGTGCTTGCTAGTATCTTTGCCGTTTTTAATTTACTTGTTACAAACATGATTTTATTAGGGGCACTTGAAGTTATCTTCGCCCTGTTCTGTTTTTATATTTTCTTTTATACACGAAATCACAATGGTCATCGCTGGCAATCCGTTACATTATGTATTTTTTTAACGGTTTTAATCACGCTCGGCACGTATTTAAGTAACATAAAAAGCGTGTTGTTTATTTGGACCTGTTCATTACCTATTTTGTTTTACTTGCTATTAGGTAAACAAGTTGGTTTGTACCTTTCATTAATAGCCGCTGTCACTCAAGCCGTGATTCTATTGGCTAAACCCAGTTTAGAACCCCTTAATACTATTAATTTCTTGCTTAATTTTTCTTTCACCTACATCAGTATTTGGGCGGTGTCTCATACCTTTGAAAACAGCCGTGCAGAGTATGGACAGCGGCTCGAAAACTTAGCTTTACTTGACCCGTTAACGGGGGCTGGTAATCGCTTAGCAATGACACACTATTTTGAAATTGAACAAACAAATAAACATGGTTTGTTTATCCTTATGTTAGACCTTGATTATTTTAAAAAAATTAATGATCACTATGGCCACGAAATGGGAGATCGCGTTTTAATTGAGGTGACTAGGTTTTTCAGACAAAGGATTACTAAAGGATATGTGTTTCGTATTGGTGGTGAAGAGTTTGCTATTTTTTTACCAAACAGCGACCCTCAAGGTGCATTAGATTTTGCACAAGAATTAAGAGAGCAGTTAGCATCGACAATTCACAATATTGACGAGCAAGCGATCAACCTCACTGTGAGTATCGGTGTTGCTTGCTATACACCAAACCAAACCCTAAAAAGCTTTATAAAACGAGCTGACGATGCACTTTATCAAGCTAAACAGCAAGGCCGAAATAGAGTCGTAACGGCTTATGAGTTAAACCAACAATTAACCCGGTGTAATAAAGCGAGCTAGCGCTTTATAGACTTAACCCTTGTACATAGTGTCAAAATCAGGAATGTTCGCTTCCCATATTGGAATATCTTTGCCTATGTACTCGCGCATAGCATCAAAAAATAAACGTGTTCTTACTGGTAAATCTCTGTGTGGGTAAACCGCGTACACGGCGCTGTAATCGAGTAATTCCATATCGGTTAAAATGGGCACTAAATCACCGCGTTTTACTTCATCATCAAGAATAAATGCCGGGGCAAGAACATAAGCATTGCCTGAAATAGCTTTCATCAAAAGTACTTCAGCATCGTTTGCACGAAAGACACTTTTAATGTTTTGCTCAATAATATCGCCATCGACATTACGATAGCGAATACCACTAATGCGTTTACTTGGGCTTGAATAGCTCGCAGCAGGCAACTCTTTTAAATCTTCAACATGCTTTGGCATACCGTAAGTTTCGATAAACTCAGGTGAGGCTAAAAGTAACATACGGTTGCGGGCAATTTTTCGGGCAATGAATGATGAGTCTTTTGGCTCGCCAACGCGAAAAGCTAAATCATAACCTTCTGACACTAAATCAATTAGTCTGTCGTCTAAGCGAAGCTCTACTTCTACTTGCGGAAAGCGTTTTTGAAAGTCATTAATGACTGGCTGAATGTATCGTTTGCCAATAATACTTGATGAGGTAATTTTTAACGTACCTCGGGGTTCTTGGTGGTAATTCTCTGCAAGTCTTACGGTATCTGATAACAAATCTCTGAGTTCAGCTGCTTTTTTTACCATTTCAGCGCCAGCGGCAGTTAACGAAAAGGAACGCGTAGTTCGATTAAGTAAACGTACCCCTAATTCATCTTCAAGACGGCTAATTTGTTT
Protein-coding regions in this window:
- a CDS encoding LysR family transcriptional regulator, with product MDTTSRLLMLLEVIERGSFAKAAESRNIDRSVISKQISRLEDELGVRLLNRTTRSFSLTAAGAEMVKKAAELRDLLSDTVRLAENYHQEPRGTLKITSSSIIGKRYIQPVINDFQKRFPQVEVELRLDDRLIDLVSEGYDLAFRVGEPKDSSFIARKIARNRMLLLASPEFIETYGMPKHVEDLKELPAASYSSPSKRISGIRYRNVDGDIIEQNIKSVFRANDAEVLLMKAISGNAYVLAPAFILDDEVKRGDLVPILTDMELLDYSAVYAVYPHRDLPVRTRLFFDAMREYIGKDIPIWEANIPDFDTMYKG
- a CDS encoding GGDEF domain-containing protein produces the protein MDIGALRGTQALRNNVLKWMGFCLGVLASIFAVFNLLVTNMILLGALEVIFALFCFYIFFYTRNHNGHRWQSVTLCIFLTVLITLGTYLSNIKSVLFIWTCSLPILFYLLLGKQVGLYLSLIAAVTQAVILLAKPSLEPLNTINFLLNFSFTYISIWAVSHTFENSRAEYGQRLENLALLDPLTGAGNRLAMTHYFEIEQTNKHGLFILMLDLDYFKKINDHYGHEMGDRVLIEVTRFFRQRITKGYVFRIGGEEFAIFLPNSDPQGALDFAQELREQLASTIHNIDEQAINLTVSIGVACYTPNQTLKSFIKRADDALYQAKQQGRNRVVTAYELNQQLTRCNKAS